The following nucleotide sequence is from Vanrija pseudolonga chromosome 4, complete sequence.
CATGTGGCCGGGAAATCGGGACCGGCAGCCCCGCTGCGGCGGGCAAGGACGCCGTGCCGTCAAGCTGGGCGCAGTCTCCCGAGAGAGCTCATTTTCGGCGTATTTTCGCCGGATATCCCTACGACCGCGTGACGAGTGGATGGGAAAGCTGAGGGGCAGGGGTGTTTGCCACCCTTGCTAGGCTATCTCGTGCGCGTGTCGAGGCAGCGGGGCATGTGATAGGGGATAAGAAGGGACAAGGGCTGcaaaagtggaggtgggatgcgggggaggaaggagggggCAACAAAGTCAACAGATCGACAACCCAGGACACGTCTGGCAAGAGGTGCAAGGATCTGGACGGGAGCAATTTGGCTCACCACTCGCCGCTGACGTAATTGCCACGTGGGACCCCTGTTTCACTCTCGGCaacacctcgacgacggaaGTGACTTCACCGACTTTGCGTCTGCATGTTGCTCGCCCATACAACAAGCAGCATACACAAACAACAAAACCACGCGCGTCCGACCCCATACACCGACGCGGAGCACCATTCCGACTCGATAACCCTACCGCCTCGCTGGGAGCCGCCGCGGGGTTCCCCAGCACAGGAAGAACACCATCACCTCTCCGTCAGCCTCCACCGTGGGGCCGGTGCCCGACGACCGCGGGAACATGGTCGCGGGACCCGGCCCAACAGTCGAGTCGTATGCGGGACGGAGCCGCATCAATGCAGGCAAGCTGGGTCTGCAGGGCGTGGAAGGGGGTAAGTGGACGAAGGGCTTGGTCGGCTggtggaggaaggtggaggCGCGGCTCCTCGAGTCAGCTCACGCGACGCACATGTCGGCGGCCACCTGGCGAGGCAGGGGACGACTTTGGCTGACCCAACCATAGCCCAGGTCATCGCCTCCAAGGTCACGCGCCAGACCGAGCAAATCGACGCACGCTTgaaccacctcggcgccgatggAGCCGTCGAGCTGTTTGATTGCCTGACGGACCTGCTGTACACCGACGAGGGAGACGAAGACGAGCCGGTTGCGACACCTGGACGCAACGATGGACAGTGGGGACTCTActccgtcctcctcggcgaagACCTCATCGGTGATGAGGGGTTTGCGGCCGGCCTGCGTTACGCGTGCGAGGACCGTTCCCTTCGATGGCTCAGCATGTCGTACTGCGGCATCAAGGTGAGTTTGAGGGGGAGGAACCGCTTCTGACAACCCAGCTGGACAAGGATTTCGACTTTGACAACGCGGCGCAAGACCTCAACCTCTGCGACTTGGAGGAGCTTACGCTGTCCTACAACCACATCTCGATTcccggcctcggcaagctcctGGAACGACTGGCGCCGCGCAATCTCCGCTCACTCGACCTGAGAGGATGTATCCTCGAGCCCGAAGCGGTTCCGCATCTTGCCGCCTTCTTCAGCTCGCCACGCTGTCGGTCGATTGAAACACTCGACGTGTGTTACAACCATATGGGCCACAAGGGGATCTTCGCCTTTTTCGATGCGCTCATGAAGAACAATTTCACAATCCAGCAGATCGAAGTGACGTACGGCAACTTGGAGCACATGGACAGACCCGACGTCTCAGAAGAGGAGCTAGCAATGCCTTATCACGTCAGAGGCAGAATATACCAGCCCAGCGGCATACGGCACTATGGAATCCGGTATCCGGTTACGACTGAGATGGACGAAGACATCCCCGAGGGGGAACAGCACGACCTTTTGCACATCATGCCTTTGACACGGCGCAGATTCCTCGAACGCAATCGGGGCCTCTACACCCGTGTAGGCCTCTCCGCTCTGCAACTCCTTCCGATTGCTCGGATCTTCATCCACGCACGACCACCGGCGTCCGAAGCCGAGGTTGCGGAGCTCGAGTctgcggctgcggcctcAAGGGGAAGGCTATTGACCCGAAAGCGCAAGTGCGAATGTGTCAAGCATCGATCTATTTGGGAGCCGACGGACAAGTGGGTCAAGTGCACCAACGGCATCTCCCTCTACGATACACTGTACAATGCGCCCAAGACACTGCCAGTgaagcgcgtcgccgtcaaaGGTCGCAAGACTATCAAGGGCAAAAAGGAGATCACGATCCCAAAGCCAAAGGTCTTGTGTCGCTACTGTGTGGCCAACGAACAACCACATCCCGAACTCGAACCGTTTCCGCTGCTCAAGCTGCCTCGGGACCTCCAGCTTCGCGTGGCGCGGTTTTCGTGCGACGACGAAACGGCCCTGAGCGATGCCCAGTGGGATCGGCTGGTTGGATACGCATCACATCCCGACAGCctggcgcagcgcggcgccgagttcAAGACCTTCTTCCACGGCATCGAGGTCGGCTCGCAGGTCTACAAGTTCATGATGGGCGAGTTTATCCGCGAGTGGCGTggtcggctcgggctcgcgggGTGGGAGTCCAACACGGCCAACTTGAGGTTCATGAAGGAGATGCGGCGGGAGTAGAGCAGAGTAGAGACAGAGACGAGTAGGTGACAACCTTGCGTATGGCACGGAGAGAGCTGTTTGTACATGTAGCATGTGTATGTACCTGTGTTACTATGTGGATGTGGAGGCTgggcggacggcgagcgcttattcctccacctcgccactGTGAGGCTGACAGTCGGAACAGGTTTTCAGTTTGTCGGGCCAAGCGCGCACAGACTGGCTGGCTTCTACCCCAGCGATAATACTTAAACGAGTGTGGTGCGGCCCCGATGCCGCCGGTCGAGCTGGCTCACATCAGAGTCTGTGCGGCGCTGGGGCCACCATGGTGATACACTTGACAGATCGTtgtcaccctcctcctcctcctcgtcctcgtcctcccgACACGGTCATCGGCGCACAGGCAACTTTGTCCTCCCGACGCTAACGCTGGAACCGTGGCCAGATCAGAGCCGttccgtcgcgccgtcgtcaatgGCGAGATTGAACAGGCTGATTGCATTTAGCGGCGCTTACAGACGTGATgcagggcgggcgggcgtaGATGGCTTGCCAAGCAAAGGGCTGGGAGAGGGGACTCGACTGTGGGAAAGTAATGCCcactgggtgggtggtgtgcgtCATTGCCGGATGCCGTGTAACGTGCCGTGTAACCGAGTTGGCCATCAATCACACCatgcagccgacgacgacgacaacaaggcCTCTAGGCCTCCTTAAGACCGCACCTGGCGGCACATTCATCGCAACGCAGCAGCCCCAACAAGCGCGCTTACCCATCACACCCACCATTCTTGAATCACGCATCCTAGCCGCCAAAAGCATTCGCCGAGACTGCGAGACTGCGACCCCGTCCACACGCGCACACACGCGGGGTAAGCGATCGACTGGAGTGCCGGCCGTGACCTCAAGCCACCACCAAAACCCAGTCCCGCGACATTTGTCCACCTGACCGGATCTCGACgcgacacccacccacccaactTAACAACAACACGCCCCCCGACAGACTTTCTTTCTTGACCATCACCCATccgctcacccaccaccatggcgcTCGTATCCGTCCCCAGTGGCGACCTGGTCTACGTCGTGGGCCAGAACCTCAGCGGCGTCACTGGCGGTGAGTATGACgtcggctcggcgcagcggcgcaccACCTTCCTTCCCTGCCTTCCCCGCACCACGCTGACCAACCGACCCACCCAGCGTACCGCATCCTCATGGAGATCTCGCCGCAGATgcaccgcctcgacgcggggCACAACGCgctcggcaacgacggcgccgtcgccctcttccgcggcctcgcgacCCAGCGCATGCGCTTCAGCGCCGGGAAGGGCGCGCAGGCGTGGGGCATGCGCGAGGTGCGCATGGGGCAGAACAATGTCGGCGACGAAGGGCTAGCCAACGCCGTGTGGTACGCTAGCGAAGACCAGGAGCTCAAGAGCCTGTGGATGCCGGCTAACAGCATTACTGTGAGTTTGTGTGGGGCAGCGAGGCGGAGTCCCCGACCCGACGGTTAGAGGAGAGCACCAGCTAACCGCCCCAGTTTGCATCGGACCCAGGACACCTGTCGGCTCTGATTGAGCAGCTCAACAAGTCACATTTGACAGAACTGCGACTAGCGAACAACCGACTTTCCCCCGCGGCTGTAGAGCAGCTCTTCACGAACCTCGAGGCGCCGCGTCTCCGCGCGTTGCATCTGTCCTCCTGTCGACTCCCAGCCGAGGTGGCGCCCGCGATCGCGGACtttgtcgcgtcgtcgcggtctTACGgcctcgagatcctcgagctcaacgGCAATAGCCTCGGAGCAAAGGGTGTatccgccgtcgtcgacgcgctgcagTCGAGCAACTTTaccctcctccgcctggGTCTTCACGCCAACAACGCGCGACACGCGAGAAGTACAGgatccgacgacgactgggacaGCGAAGAGGAatggtcgagcgcgagcgatgccgactcggacgcggCCGCGTGCCGCCAACAAACGGAGCGCCGTCTCCCCGCGCTTCTTGAACGGAATCGCCTCCTCAGCCGCCGCGTCAAGGACGCAGCGGCCAGAGCACTCGCGCCGATGAGGATAATCCTGCACGCTCAAGCGCCTCCGGAGCAAGGCGAGGTCGATTCCCAGCAGGCCCAGCTCCAGAACCTCAGTATCGGTACGACGGGGACGAGCGATaccgccaagcccgaggcccCGGCCCCATCACCTTCTGAAGCACCTGCGCCCTTCGACTCCTTCCCGCTGCTCCGGCTCCCTCGGGAGCTGCAGCTAGTCGTGGCACGCCACTGCTCGGGTGACGCAGAGGCACTGTCCGAGGCCCAGTGGAGCCGGATCACGACCTacgcgggcgagcgcgccagcctTGCCCGCATGGCCGAACGgtcgcggctggcgctgtTCGCCGCAGCCACTGGCCCGAGCCGGGCCGCCCGTCTCGAGCGCAAGACCAAGAtgctcgaggtgctcgacgagtggCGCTCGCGGTATCGCTGCGACCAGTGGGAGATCAACCCCGAGCCTAGCGGCTTGTGGTAGTGTAATTCGGCCTGCCGGCCGGTGTACTGTAAGACATCCGTGTAATATGTTGACCTGTACGAATAGAGCGATACAATGCATGGATAATGTGTGGCGCGGGGATGCGGGGATTGGGGAGCGTggtggcgtcgaggggtGCTGACCAGGTCTTTGTGGACGGACCAAGTGGAGTGAGTCTAGCCGTGGACGACcgtcgctgacgctcgcagCATGTTTGCCATCACACACCGGTGCTTAGCCAGgctacctcgacctcgataCTTCTTCCTGTCGACTTCCTTCTGGGCCGGACGCAATTGCGCTGCCATCACCCCCACCTTGGAGCACAAGCCGCACGGTGGCATTGTGGTtcgcagcggcgcgtgcaCAATGAGgcgcagcaacaacaacaagggCCGAGTGCTCGCCGGTACTTACTGCTCATCGTCTCACTCACTTGCTGCATATGACTAGTCGAGGACGATAacctccgcccgcccgtctgccgccgccgccgccgccaccgccgccgctcgccagccagccaggtaGCCAGTCCCGATGCCCGACTCGCCAAAGAAAAGACGCAGCTTTTTCGCCTCCAAGTTCCTGTCCTCCCGCGACCGGGCCATCGCGGCGCCCGAGCAGCCGCGGAGCTCGGATGGGCACAACTACCGGATGACCTCGatggccgacacgccgacgctgacgtcgacgcggtcgcggtcgagcATGCCGCCAACGCCTATTGGGgcgaccccgccgtcgtcgccagtgGGCAGAGTACCGGTGCTAccgccgctcgtcgtgccGGTGGTTCCCCCGCCGAGCCAACGGACTTGGCACCAGTCCCAGCAGccactgtcgccgccgcaaccgcaacagcaacagcaacctctaccaccgcagcagcagtccCCCCGACCACCTGTGTACCACTGGCCAGTGGACACAAACCTCGAGTACGACAGGTCCGAGCGCCGGAGCGCGCTGTACGCGGCagcgaccgacgccgagggatTCCGCTCACGGGGTGACAAGGTGGCGACACCCACGCTACCCCCATACACGATCGCTGCGCGCCCCGTGGTCCGCCCACCGAGCGGCACGTTCTCCGCCGGgtcagcgcgcggcgcaccaTCCCGCatgtcgagcacgacgatgGACCACACGCCGGACCAGTGGCGCGAGGATGTCTTTCGGCGAGAGGAAGCCCTGGCACGCCGGGAAGAGGACATCACAAGGCGGGAGGAGCAGCGGATCCGGCGCGAAGAGGTGCTCGGGCACCGCGAGGATGTCGTTGCCCGGCGCGAGGAGAGCCTTGGAGAAAGAGAGAAggaggcgcgccggcgcgaagAGCACCTTGGCGCGCGGGAGGAGATCCTCACCCGCGCAGAGGAGGACGTTGCGCGacagcgcgcggcggtcgacgagcgggccgaggcgctcgctgcgcgcgaagcggccgcgcgctcagACCCAGGccacgggcgcgccgagcgggagCGCTCCGACCTGCCGTAcgtcgcgagcgccgtgtcgatgagcgagctcgagcggtCGTACGCCGCGGCGTATGAGCGGCGGGTGAGCGCCGACAGCCGGTACGATCCCGCGCCGGTACGCCAGCGCAGCTCGGActcgcgcgagctcgagcacctccagctagcgcccgcgcccaccccGGCACAGCAGGTACAGGCGCAATatgccgcctcgtcggccagccACCGCACGTACGGGCCCAAGGCGtacgcgaccgacgacgcggcggccatcGCTAccgcgtacgccgccgccacagcgcgcgcagcgagcacggccgcaGCGACGCTGGCGGTGCGCTCTGCGCCTGCTTCGCGGCGCCAGTCGACCGAGACGCTGGCATTTCCGACGGCTACCCCTCACCCGGGGTACAGCAGCCGCGTGGCGAGCGTGAGTGTGCGCCGTGACGACGCTGACATCGCCAGGTACCCCTCGAGGCTGCGCCCCGCCCAGTggccacgcgcgcgctcacgctACCCACCctcccgacgccgacggccacaCCGATGCCGACGCTGTACGCGCCCAAGCCGCACCACTACCACGCGCACCCCCCGCCGATCCTGACGGATCTGCTGGATTCCGAGAGCTccgcgagcgacggcggcgacttgtccgcgccgccggtccCGCCCCGCCCTACGGGCCCGCCAAGCCTGCAGGTCTGGCCGGCACAGCACATAAGCTtcagcgtcgacgcgcacgcccgcgacgcgcgctTCACCGGCCCGAATCGCCGCACGAGCGCGTCCACCGATGGCTCGtggtcgacgcgcacgccgcggccgctgtccgacctcgaggacgacgacgccgcgccgcaccgcgaCAGTGTAGCGAGCCAGGCGTCCAacccgcctccgccaccgcagggccacgcgccgcgcgggccaTGGGCGCAGAGTAACGgccacgcgcacgcgctcaagcttgacgccgtgctggcggaccatgtcgtcgtcgccaaggacgcgatcgaggtcgacaccaGCGCAAGCAGCGGCACGAGCTCGCACCATTCTgacccg
It contains:
- the Rnh1 gene encoding Ribonuclease inhibitor, which codes for MALVSVPSGDLVYVVGQNLSGVTGAYRILMEISPQMHRLDAGHNALGNDGAVALFRGLATQRMRFSAGKGAQAWGMREVRMGQNNVGDEGLANAVWYASEDQELKSLWMPANSITFASDPGHLSALIEQLNKSHLTELRLANNRLSPAAVEQLFTNLEAPRLRALHLSSCRLPAEVAPAIADFVASSRSYGLEILELNGNSLGAKGVSAVVDALQSSNFTLLRLGLHANNARHARSTGSDDDWDSEEEWSSASDADSDAAACRQQTERRLPALLERNRLLSRRVKDAAARALAPMRIILHAQAPPEQGEVDSQQAQLQNLSIGTTGTSDTAKPEAPAPSPSEAPAPFDSFPLLRLPRELQLVVARHCSGDAEALSEAQWSRITTYAGERASLARMAERSRLALFAAATGPSRAARLERKTKMLEVLDEWRSRYRCDQWEINPEPSGLW
- the PF13_0198_1 gene encoding Reticulocyte-binding protein 2 a, translating into MTSMADTPTLTSTRSRSSMPPTPIGATPPSSPVGRVPVLPPLVVPVVPPPSQRTWHQSQQPLSPPQPQQQQQPLPPQQQSPRPPVYHWPVDTNLEYDRSERRSALYAAATDAEGFRSRGDKVATPTLPPYTIAARPVVRPPSGTFSAGSARGAPSRMSSTTMDHTPDQWREDVFRREEALARREEDITRREEQRIRREEVLGHREDVVARREESLGEREKEARRREEHLGAREEILTRAEEDVARQRAAVDERAEALAAREAAARSDPGHGRAERERSDLPYVASAVSMSELERSYAAAYERRVSADSRYDPAPVRQRSSDSRELEHLQLAPAPTPAQQVQAQYAASSASHRTYGPKAYATDDAAAIATAYAAATARAASTAAATLAVRSAPASRRQSTETLAFPTATPHPGYSSRVASVPLEAAPRPVATRALTLPTLPTPTATPMPTLYAPKPHHYHAHPPPILTDLLDSESSASDGGDLSAPPVPPRPTGPPSLQVWPAQHISFSVDAHARDARFTGPNRRTSASTDGSWSTRTPRPLSDLEDDDAAPHRDSVASQASNPPPPPQGHAPRGPWAQSNGHAHALKLDAVLADHVVVAKDAIEVDTSASSGTSSHHSDPPPPPAPRAPRREDSVPISPKTTTAPPMAVPPPPKAPTPYPPPPSPNPPPPATPPTQAKSVMGSPPAPSANNLPAPRNPPAPPAPPTTSAIARGLTRLGAAPRGRRPAPPSQSSRST